The region GATTGAAGCAGGCAGCGAATTCGATCGTGAAGAAATCCGCGAAAGTCTCAGCATTGCTGCAGTTCGCGCCGGGTGGAAAATCAACCCGTTTTCCCGCACCGTCCTGACGGCCACCATCTCGTACGGTTCACCGATCAAACTTCCTATTCCGGTATTCAATCCAAGATCTGAACGAAATCCATCACCTCAGTCGATAACCCCATGTCTCTTGGGCATGAAACTTAAGCACGACAGCGATTTAATCTGGAGTCGCTCTGCCGAAAGTATCGGTGGAGCCTCGAATCCAGCCAACAAAGACGCCCCAATAGATGAGAAGTTTCGTACGCCCGATCCAGAGAAAATTGCCAATACACAGTTACCGACGAAAATCCTAAAACAAGGATTCAATCAGCGTGCCGGTCGGTCTTCGCTTCGCAACGGCACCTGGCACGACTACTAATCTTGGGCGCGATTGACGTCAGCCAAATCTACGCTTCGTCTTCCGTGACGTCGACGAAGATTCTTCCTGCCTCCGTTTTAATTGCGTACCGATCTAAACGAATAGGACTCAGTTCGTGCTTGCCGGTCGTCACGTCGTACTGCCACCCATGCCAAGGACAAGTAACGATATTGCCACATAACTCTCCCTGACCGATCGGCCCTCCCTGGTGAGCGCACATACCATCCGTCGCGAAAAAACCTTCTTCGGTATGATAAATGGCGATCATCTTTTTTGCGGCGACCACCTCCAGAGCTTGTCCGATAGGGCAATCGGATTCTGCGGCAACATCGACCCAATTTGGCATCTAATTTCTATCCTCGGGCGGGCAAGTAACGTCGACAACCATTTGCACTAATCAACCATCCACCGGCTCATCAGGCGTTTCCAAAATCAACTGAAAAAACCCGAGATCCAGCCATCGTCCAAACTTGAAAGCGGCTTGCTTAATGGTCCCAGTGTGATCGAAGCCCAGTTTTTCGTGCAACCGAACACTTCCCTCGTTACTGAGGTCGATACCGCCGACAAGCACGTGCAAATTTTGCTGTCTGGCATGTTCGATTAACTTTCGCATCAGCGCCAGCCCCAGCCCTTTGCCTCGATGCTCTTTATGGACATACACCGAGTGCTCAACCGTGTATTTGTAAGCCGCCCAAGGCCGGAAGGTTCCGTAACTCGCGAACCCCATCAATTCGTGACTTTCATTAACCGCGCCGATGACGGGAAACTGGCCAACCTTCTTCGCTTCAAACCAAGCGACCATGCTTTCGGCTGGTCGAGGATGATAATCGTAGAGCGCAGTTGTATTTTCAATCGCATCGTTAAAGATATCGAGAATCGCCTCGGCGTGCTCTTCAAACGTACATGGAACAAACTGCATAAACATTGTCTCAAGCAGAAGGAAATCGGTAGGCCAACTA is a window of Bremerella sp. TYQ1 DNA encoding:
- a CDS encoding GNAT family N-acetyltransferase, producing the protein MQFVPCTFEEHAEAILDIFNDAIENTTALYDYHPRPAESMVAWFEAKKVGQFPVIGAVNESHELMGFASYGTFRPWAAYKYTVEHSVYVHKEHRGKGLGLALMRKLIEHARQQNLHVLVGGIDLSNEGSVRLHEKLGFDHTGTIKQAAFKFGRWLDLGFFQLILETPDEPVDG
- a CDS encoding Rieske 2Fe-2S domain-containing protein gives rise to the protein MPNWVDVAAESDCPIGQALEVVAAKKMIAIYHTEEGFFATDGMCAHQGGPIGQGELCGNIVTCPWHGWQYDVTTGKHELSPIRLDRYAIKTEAGRIFVDVTEDEA